A single Chanos chanos chromosome 8, fChaCha1.1, whole genome shotgun sequence DNA region contains:
- the aamp gene encoding angio-associated migratory cell protein translates to MENAEENPVELHGDEEIIEVIDLNDTEQTPDELADDLEDVDFAENPGEDNEGWETEDEMEAEQDDSELTFSKHSGSVFCVSLDPVTNTLAITGGEDDKAFVWRVSDGEVLFECTGHKDSVTCAMFSHDSKLVASGDMSGVIKVWKVETKEEVWSFEVGDLEWLEWHPCAPVLLAGTTDGNVWMWKIPGGDCKTFQGPSCQSTSGKILPDGKRAMVGYEDGSIRLWDLKQGNTIHVIKGRDGHQGALTSMECNKDGTLVLTGSVDGQARLINTSTGKVLCSFSMDSSDTKDQMEDQSSNSVESVGFCNVLPLVAVAFLDGTLAIYDLPTQSLRHKCRHEVGIVRLRWEEASAVVVTCNLDGVVSLWDARSGNMLSEYRGHSAEILDFTLNREASIAVTAGGDHRAKVFCLQRPDR, encoded by the exons ATGGAGAACGCTGAGGAAAATCCCGTAGAACTACACGGAGATGAGGAGATAATCGAGGTCATCGATTTGAACGACACAGAACAGACCCCAG atgagttAGCGGATGATTTGGAGGATGTTGATTTTGCTGAAAACCCTGGCGAGGACAACGAGGGATGGGAGACGGAGGATGAGATGGAGGCTGAGCAGGATGACAGCGAACTCACGTTCTCCAAACACAGTG GGTCTGTCTTCTGTGTCAGTTTGGACCCTGTGACAAACACATTGGCGATCACTGGCGGTGAAGATGACAAGGCTTTTGTCTGGAGAGTGAGTGACGGAGAAGTGCTGTTCGAATGCACAG GACACAAAGACTCCGTTACTTGTGCCATGTTCAGCCATGACTCAAAACTGGTGGCGTCAGGAGACATGAGTGGTGTGATTAAAGTGTGGAAGGTGGAGACCAAAGAGGAGGTGTGGTCGTTTGAAGTTGGTGACCTGGAG TGGCTGGAGTGGCACCCGTGTGCCCCCGTCTTGCTGGCAGGTACCACCGACGGCAACGTGTGGATGTGGAAGATACCAGGCGGAGACTGCAAAACTTTCCAGGGTCCCAGCTGTCAGTCAACCAGCGGGAAGATCCTACCTGATG GAAAGAGGGCGATGGTGGGCTATGAGGATGGGAGTATCCGTCTGTGGGACCTCAAACAGGGGAACACCATTCACGTCATCAAGG gtCGTGACGGCCACCAGGGGGCGCTGACATCTATGGAGTGTAATAAAGATGGGACGCTGGTGCTGACCGGGTCAGTGGACGGCCAGGCCAGGCTCATCAACACCAGCACAGGGAAG GTTCTGTGCTCCTTCTCCATGGACAGCAGTGACACTAAAGACCAAATGGAAGATCAGAGCTCTAACTCTGTGGAGTCTGTTGGATTCTGTAATGT gtTGCCCTTGGTAGCAGTGGCGTTCCTGGACGGCACTCTGGCCATTTACGACCTCCCCACACAGAGCCTTCGACACAAATGTCGACACGAG GTGGGGATTGTCCGTCTGCGGTGGGAGGAGGCGTCGGCTGTAGTGGTGACCTGTAACCTGGACGGAGTGGTGTCTCTTTGGGATGCCCGCTCTGGGAACATGTTGTCGGAATACCGCGGACACTCAGCCGAAATCCTTGACTTCACCCTTAACAG aGAGGCCTCCATAGCTGTCACAGCTGGGGGAGACCACAGAGCCAAAGTGTTCTGCCTGCAGAGACCTGATcgatag
- the psmb3 gene encoding proteasome subunit beta type-3, whose amino-acid sequence MSIMSYNGGAVMAMRGKDCVAIAADRRFGVQAQMVTTDFQKIFPMGDRLYIGLAGLATDVQTVSQRLKFRLNLYELKEGRQIKPKTFMSMVSNLLYERRFGPYYVEPVIAGLDPKTLEPFICSLDLIGCPMVTEDFVVSGTCSEQMYGMCESLWEPNMEPEDLFETISQAMLNAVDRDAVSGMGVVVHVIEKDKITTRTLKARMD is encoded by the exons ATG tctATTATGTCATATAACGGCGGCGCCGTCATGGCGATGAGGGGAAAGGACTGCGTTGCCATAGCAGCAGACAGGAGGTTTGGAGTTCAGGCACAGATGGTTACCACTGACTTTCAGAAGATCTTCCCAATGGGAGATAGACTCTACATCGGCCTGGCCGGCCTTGCCACCGACGTCCAGACTGT ATCTCAGAGGCTAAAGTTCCGTCTGAACCTGTACGAGCTGAAGGAGGGTCGTCAgatcaaacccaagaccttcaTGAGCATGGTCTCCAACCTTCTGTATGAGAGGAG gttTGGGCCCTATTATGTGGAGCCTGTCATTGCTGGACTGGACCCCAAAACGCTTGAACCCTTTATCTGCTCCCTCGACCTGATTGGCTGCCCCATGGTGACGGAGGACTTTGTGGTCAGCGGCACATGCTCAGAGCAGATGTACGGCATGTGTGAGTCCCTATGGGAACCAAACATG GAACCAGAGGACCTGTTTGAGACCATCTCCCAGGCCATGCTGAACGCTGTGGACAGAGACGCTGTGTCAGGAATGGGTGTCGTCGTGCACGTCAT tgaGAAGGACAAGATCACCACACGGACCCTGAAAGCCAGAATGGACTAG